A part of Ammospiza nelsoni isolate bAmmNel1 chromosome 9, bAmmNel1.pri, whole genome shotgun sequence genomic DNA contains:
- the LOC132077199 gene encoding olfactory receptor 14J1-like, translated as MSNSSSISHFLLLTLADTRQLQLLHFCLLLGISLATLLGNGLIISAVACGHHLHTPMFFFLLNLALSDLGSICTTVPKAMHNSLWDTRNITYTGCATQVFFILFFLGSEFFLLTIMCYDRYVSICKPLHYGTLLGSRACAHMAAAAWASGFLNALMHTANTFSLPLCHGNALGQFFCEIPQILKLSCSNSYLRELGLLAFSMCVGFFCFVFIVFSYVQIFRVVLTIPFEQGHHKAFSTCLPHLAVVSLFLSMVMFGYLKTPSMSSPSLDLALSVLYSVVPPALNPLIYSLRNQELKAVVWRLMTGWLQKY; from the coding sequence atgtccaacagcagctccatcagccacttcctcctgctgacattggcagacacgcggcagctgcagctcctgcacttctgcctcttgctgggcatctccctaGCTACCCTCCTGGGCAATGGCCTCATCATCAGTgccgtagcctgcggccaccacctgcacacgcccatgttcttcttcctgctcaacctggccctcagtgacctgggctccatctgcaccactgtccccaaagccatgcacaattccctctgggacaccaggaacatcACCTACACAGGATGTGCAACACAAGtctttttcattctgttctttCTTGGATCAGAGTTTTTTCTtctgaccatcatgtgctacgaccgctacgtgtccatctgcaaacccctgcactacgggactctcctgggcagcagagcttgtgcccacatggcagcagctgcctgggccagtggcTTTCTCAATGCTCTcatgcacacagccaatacattttcccttcccctgtgccatggcaatgccctgggccagttcttctgtgaaattcctcagatcctcaagctctcctgctcaaaTTCTTACCtaagggagctggggctgcttgcattttccatgtgtgtgggatttttttgttttgtgttcattgttttctcctatgtgcagatttTCAGGGTTGTGTTGACGATCCCCTTTGAGCAGGGACatcacaaagccttttccacctgcctccctcacctggctgtggtctcTCTGTTCTTGAGCATGGTTATGTTTGGTTACCTGAAGACCCCTTCCATgtcctctccatccctggatctggccctgtcagttctgtactcagtggtccctccagccctgaaccccctcatctacagcctgaggaaccaggagctcaaggctgtAGTGTGGAGACTGATGACTGGATGGCTTCAGAAATATTGA